One Gemmatimonadaceae bacterium DNA segment encodes these proteins:
- a CDS encoding outer membrane beta-barrel protein, with translation MTRTSVLPRREAVAAAALLSLLALAALVILPARVQAQKPVVARLTPYVGYMAFGDYVDGPIGTRITNSNSALYGVTAGLDLSRNVSLVGNIGYTDSNVRVGLPIIGGVNIADSKVLLYDGGLQFRLPQGGALGTGIAPFVEVGAGAIRYEVRTGPLTTNATNFAGNFGGGLDLQLNRSIALRGAVKDYVGKFDFHEATSFDLSSKVAHNVAFTVGITLGF, from the coding sequence ATGACCCGCACGTCTGTCCTTCCCCGCCGCGAGGCGGTTGCAGCTGCCGCGTTGCTTTCGCTGCTCGCCCTCGCCGCCCTCGTCATCCTGCCGGCGCGCGTGCAGGCGCAGAAGCCGGTGGTGGCCCGCCTCACGCCGTATGTCGGCTACATGGCGTTTGGCGACTACGTCGATGGTCCCATCGGCACGCGCATCACCAACAGCAACTCGGCGCTGTACGGCGTGACGGCGGGGCTCGACCTCTCCCGCAACGTGTCGCTGGTGGGGAACATCGGCTACACCGACAGCAACGTGCGTGTAGGGCTCCCCATCATCGGGGGAGTCAACATTGCCGACAGCAAGGTGCTGTTGTACGACGGCGGGCTGCAGTTCCGCCTCCCGCAGGGTGGCGCGTTAGGCACCGGGATCGCGCCGTTCGTGGAGGTGGGGGCGGGCGCCATCCGCTATGAAGTGCGCACGGGCCCCCTCACCACCAACGCGACCAACTTCGCGGGGAACTTCGGCGGCGGGCTCGACCTGCAGCTCAATCGCTCCATCGCGCTTCGCGGGGCGGTGAAGGACTACGTGGGGAAGTTCGACTTCCACGAGGCAACGTCGTTCGATCTCAGCAGCAAGGTCGCGCACAACGTGGCCTTCACCGTCGGGATCACGTTGGGCTTCTAG